One Synechococcus sp. MU1617 DNA window includes the following coding sequences:
- the acs gene encoding acetate--CoA ligase produces MTDANTTIESVLQEQRVFEPPADTSAKARIGSLEAYRAMADAANNDPDAFWGEAARRELHWFEPFHTVLDWSNPPFARWFEGGTTNLSYNCLDRHLDGPTAQKTALIWEGEPGDVRRFTYQELHAEVCKAANGLKAMGIGKGDLVALYMPMVPEAAIAMLACARIGAPHSVVFGGFSAEALRDRLNDGEVKAVITADGGFRKDKPVSLKPAVDAALANGACPSVTGVLVVQRTKQDVEMVAGRDQWWHDLVEGQSADCPAEPMASEDRLFVLYTSGSTGKPKGVVHTTAGYNLWAHLTFQWIFDIRDEDVFWCTADVGWITGHSYIVYGPLSNGATTVMYEGAPRPSKPGAFWELIQKHGITIFYTAPTAIRAFMKSGRSVPDQFDMSSLRLLGTVGEPINPEAWMWYRDVIGGNRCPIVDTWWQTETGGVMISPLPGATPTKPGSATLPLPGIQADIIDAEGNSCGADEGGYLAVRAPWPGMMRTVHGNPQRFRESYWEHIRPADGSYLYFAGDGARRDADGYFWVMGRVDDVINVSGHRLGTMEIESALVSHPAVAEAAVVGRPDDLKGEGIVAFVTLEAGREGDDALVKELRIHVGKEIGPIARPDEIRCSDALPKTRSGKIMRRILRALAAGQEVSGDTSTLEDRSVLDRLRA; encoded by the coding sequence GTGACCGACGCCAACACCACCATCGAAAGCGTGCTGCAGGAGCAGCGGGTGTTCGAGCCGCCAGCAGACACTTCCGCCAAAGCTCGCATCGGCAGCCTCGAGGCCTACCGGGCCATGGCCGATGCCGCCAACAATGATCCTGATGCGTTCTGGGGTGAAGCCGCCCGCCGAGAACTGCATTGGTTCGAGCCCTTCCATACCGTGCTCGATTGGTCGAATCCTCCTTTTGCGCGCTGGTTTGAGGGCGGCACGACGAACCTCTCCTACAACTGCCTGGACCGTCATCTCGATGGGCCAACGGCGCAGAAAACGGCGTTGATCTGGGAAGGAGAGCCGGGGGATGTGCGCCGGTTCACCTACCAGGAACTGCATGCCGAGGTCTGCAAAGCCGCCAATGGCCTCAAGGCCATGGGCATCGGCAAGGGTGACCTTGTGGCGCTTTACATGCCGATGGTGCCTGAGGCGGCGATCGCAATGCTCGCTTGCGCGCGCATTGGTGCTCCCCATTCGGTGGTGTTCGGTGGCTTTTCCGCAGAAGCCCTGAGGGATCGTCTCAATGACGGCGAAGTGAAAGCGGTGATCACCGCTGATGGCGGCTTCCGCAAGGACAAGCCGGTGTCACTCAAACCCGCGGTGGATGCGGCGCTGGCCAATGGCGCCTGCCCCTCGGTGACCGGTGTGCTTGTGGTGCAGCGCACCAAGCAGGACGTGGAGATGGTTGCCGGTCGTGATCAGTGGTGGCATGACCTGGTGGAGGGTCAGAGTGCCGACTGCCCCGCTGAGCCGATGGCCAGCGAGGACCGCCTTTTCGTTCTCTACACCTCCGGCTCCACCGGCAAACCCAAGGGCGTGGTACACACCACCGCCGGTTACAACCTCTGGGCCCATCTCACCTTCCAGTGGATCTTCGACATTCGGGATGAGGATGTCTTCTGGTGTACAGCGGATGTGGGTTGGATCACCGGCCACAGCTACATCGTCTACGGCCCCTTATCGAACGGCGCAACGACGGTGATGTACGAGGGTGCACCGCGGCCGTCCAAGCCCGGTGCCTTCTGGGAGTTGATTCAGAAGCACGGCATAACGATCTTCTATACGGCTCCTACCGCTATTCGGGCGTTCATGAAGAGCGGCCGGTCTGTTCCGGATCAGTTCGATATGAGCAGCCTCCGCCTGCTTGGCACCGTTGGCGAACCGATCAATCCGGAGGCCTGGATGTGGTATCGAGACGTGATTGGAGGCAACCGCTGCCCAATCGTCGACACCTGGTGGCAGACCGAAACCGGTGGAGTGATGATCAGCCCCCTGCCGGGTGCAACGCCCACCAAGCCCGGCTCCGCCACACTGCCCCTGCCTGGCATCCAGGCCGACATCATCGATGCGGAAGGAAACAGCTGTGGTGCCGATGAAGGCGGGTACCTGGCGGTGCGTGCCCCTTGGCCCGGAATGATGCGCACCGTGCATGGCAACCCCCAACGCTTCCGCGAAAGCTATTGGGAGCACATCCGGCCTGCCGATGGTTCCTACCTCTATTTTGCGGGGGATGGTGCCCGGCGGGATGCTGATGGCTACTTCTGGGTCATGGGTCGCGTCGATGACGTGATCAATGTCTCGGGCCACCGTCTCGGCACGATGGAGATCGAATCAGCTTTGGTCAGTCACCCCGCGGTGGCGGAGGCGGCCGTCGTGGGTCGTCCTGACGATCTCAAGGGCGAAGGCATCGTTGCCTTCGTCACCCTGGAGGCGGGCCGCGAGGGCGATGACGCCCTGGTGAAGGAGTTGCGGATCCACGTCGGAAAGGAGATCGGTCCGATCGCCCGGCCGGATGAGATCCGTTGCAGTGATGCCCTGCCCAAGACCCGCAGCGGCAAGATCATGCGCCGGATCCTGCGGGCTTTGGCGGCGGGTCAAGAGGTGAGTGGCGACACCAGCACCCTGGAGGACCGTTCCGTTCTGGATCGCCTCAGGGCCTGA
- a CDS encoding HAD family phosphatase, translating to MKLPPAACLFDLDGLLLDTEPLHGRGWWEAAAHFGTQLSEVQLMQLKGRRRLDCAAQVNAWLAEPVGSDALLAVQQPIVRALLPDAAPMPAAQELVAHCHNRGIPMALVTSSSRDAVEFKAAPHPWLEQIHERVYGDDPDLDAGKPDPAPFRLAAERLGVHPKDCWALEDSQAGSQSAHAAGCQVWLVSPKGSDQPDIDANPCGINSLAVVLSLLS from the coding sequence ATGAAACTGCCACCTGCCGCTTGCCTGTTCGATCTGGATGGGCTTCTGCTCGACACCGAGCCGCTGCATGGCCGGGGCTGGTGGGAAGCCGCAGCCCACTTCGGCACCCAGCTGAGCGAGGTCCAGTTGATGCAGCTGAAAGGCCGTCGCCGGCTCGACTGTGCGGCCCAGGTGAATGCATGGCTGGCCGAACCGGTGGGCTCAGATGCCTTGTTGGCGGTGCAGCAACCGATTGTTCGTGCCCTGCTCCCGGATGCTGCCCCGATGCCCGCAGCGCAGGAGCTGGTGGCGCATTGCCACAACCGGGGCATCCCCATGGCACTGGTCACCAGCAGCAGCCGCGACGCCGTTGAATTCAAAGCAGCCCCCCATCCCTGGCTCGAGCAGATCCATGAACGGGTTTACGGCGACGATCCCGACCTTGACGCGGGCAAACCCGACCCCGCGCCCTTTCGGCTTGCCGCAGAGCGCCTGGGGGTTCACCCCAAAGACTGCTGGGCCCTGGAGGATTCTCAGGCCGGCAGCCAATCAGCCCATGCCGCCGGTTGTCAGGTCTGGCTGGTGAGCCCCAAGGGCTCAGACCAACCCGACATCGACGCGAACCCCTGCGGAATCAACAGCCTGGCTGTTGTGTTGAGCCTGTTGTCTTGA
- the sds gene encoding solanesyl diphosphate synthase, translated as MSTVTELLQPVETDLETLLGDLRSLIGAGHPILQAAAEHLFSAGGKRLRPGIVLLLSRALSEKGDLSPRHRRLAEITEMIHTASLVHDDVVDEASTRRGVDTVHSRFDARVAVLAGDFLFAQASWHLANLDDLDVVKLLSRVIMDLADGEVKQGLYRFDTAQTFETYLEKSYCKTASLIANSCRAAGVLTGCSPSQLDSLYQFGRQLGLAFQVVDDILDFTGNDQQLGKPAASDLASGYLTAPTFYALEEHPSLQPLIDRQFSEPGDLDKALEMVRASKAIERTRELAETFARESRESIAWLPESAAQRALMELPDFVLSRLY; from the coding sequence ATGAGCACCGTTACCGAGCTACTCCAACCGGTAGAGACAGACCTTGAAACCTTGCTCGGAGACCTGCGCAGCCTGATTGGCGCAGGTCACCCCATCCTCCAGGCTGCTGCGGAACATCTGTTCAGCGCCGGCGGCAAGCGTTTGCGCCCGGGCATCGTTTTGCTCCTGTCGCGCGCCCTTTCGGAGAAGGGAGATCTTTCGCCGCGCCATCGCCGATTGGCTGAGATCACGGAAATGATCCATACCGCCTCGCTCGTTCACGACGATGTGGTGGATGAGGCTTCGACCCGGCGTGGTGTGGACACGGTTCACAGCCGTTTTGATGCCCGCGTTGCGGTTCTTGCCGGCGACTTCCTTTTCGCACAGGCCAGCTGGCACCTCGCCAACCTCGATGACCTCGATGTGGTGAAGCTCCTCAGCCGCGTGATCATGGATCTCGCGGATGGGGAGGTGAAGCAGGGCCTTTACCGCTTCGACACAGCCCAAACTTTTGAGACCTACCTCGAAAAGAGCTACTGCAAGACGGCATCACTGATTGCCAACAGTTGCCGAGCCGCGGGTGTTCTCACCGGTTGCTCGCCGTCTCAGCTCGACAGCCTCTATCAATTCGGCCGCCAGTTGGGCCTGGCCTTCCAGGTGGTGGACGACATCCTCGATTTCACTGGCAACGATCAGCAGCTCGGCAAGCCTGCAGCCAGTGATCTCGCCAGTGGCTATCTCACTGCACCCACGTTCTATGCCCTCGAGGAGCATCCATCGCTGCAGCCGTTGATTGATCGCCAGTTCTCTGAGCCCGGTGACCTAGACAAGGCGCTGGAGATGGTTCGGGCTTCCAAGGCGATTGAACGCACCCGTGAGCTGGCAGAAACCTTTGCCCGCGAATCCCGTGAATCGATCGCCTGGCTGCCGGAGTCCGCGGCGCAACGCGCCTTGATGGAACTGCCGGACTTTGTCCTCAGCCGTCTGTACTGA
- the murI gene encoding glutamate racemase, giving the protein MTQQLLGFFDSGLGGLTVLRRVLERHGSVPCVYLGDTARVPYGNRQPDDIRRIAAEVVGWLRGQQVSTVVMACNTTNALARDVAEGQAGVPVIGLIGAAAAMVETRRVGVLATPATVASSAYRASIEALHPGSVVIEQACPAFVPLIEAGEMNSEDLRRAAQAYLEPLLAASVDSIVLGCTHYPLVVPLLRQLLPESVQIIDPAIGVARQLDAVLGPPTRISPTPRPFSLESCRFCVTADPDGFAMRATPWLGQRPAVSLQLLQD; this is encoded by the coding sequence ATGACGCAGCAACTGCTGGGGTTCTTCGACAGCGGACTTGGTGGCTTGACGGTTCTGCGCCGGGTGCTCGAACGCCATGGGTCTGTCCCTTGCGTTTACCTCGGCGATACGGCCCGGGTTCCATACGGCAATCGTCAACCGGATGACATCCGGCGCATCGCCGCTGAAGTGGTGGGTTGGTTGCGCGGCCAACAGGTGTCCACGGTGGTGATGGCCTGCAACACCACCAATGCCTTGGCAAGGGATGTGGCCGAGGGGCAGGCCGGGGTGCCGGTCATCGGACTGATCGGCGCCGCCGCGGCAATGGTTGAAACGCGCCGTGTTGGTGTGTTGGCCACACCAGCCACCGTGGCCTCCTCGGCCTACCGGGCCAGCATCGAAGCACTTCATCCAGGGTCGGTGGTGATTGAGCAGGCCTGTCCTGCTTTTGTTCCCCTGATCGAAGCCGGCGAGATGAACAGCGAAGACTTGCGCCGTGCAGCCCAGGCCTATCTCGAACCCTTGCTGGCGGCTTCAGTTGACTCGATCGTGCTGGGTTGCACCCATTACCCGCTGGTGGTGCCCCTGTTGCGTCAGCTGCTGCCGGAATCGGTCCAGATCATTGACCCGGCAATCGGTGTGGCTCGTCAACTGGATGCCGTTTTGGGGCCACCGACGCGGATTTCGCCGACTCCAAGGCCGTTTTCCTTGGAGAGCTGCCGCTTCTGCGTCACCGCTGACCCCGATGGCTTCGCGATGCGCGCCACCCCCTGGCTGGGCCAGCGGCCTGCCGTCAGCCTTCAGCTGCTGCAGGACTGA
- a CDS encoding N-acetylmuramoyl-L-alanine amidase: protein MAPASSRRLAWLLAAALQCTAFTQALPARAASALAAWAFTEAGVLKLRTSRNARLEAFFQAASDGRGTRVWIDIPGELRFPRRLAGRGAVREIRLGKPRAGATRLVVEFRPDVDLNPNDLRLRGTAPDRWELVFTGLPTRGLDDFGEGDLTGRATAWLPPGGFRPTRTPVDPSGLPTVARNRYRIVIDPGHGGPDPGAIGIGGLRETDVVLDVSLQVADLLRARGVDVRLTRTREVDVDLPPRVSLANRSGATAFVSIHANALSMNRPDVNGIETFFFSDPRSGRLASYLQQQMMNVSSGTPNRGVRRGRFFVIRRSTMPSALVEMGFVTGAIDAPRLANADHRRRLALALAAGILNYLKQEVR, encoded by the coding sequence ATGGCTCCGGCGTCGTCCCGACGGCTGGCCTGGCTTCTGGCCGCGGCCCTGCAGTGCACAGCTTTCACCCAGGCGTTGCCTGCCCGAGCCGCCAGTGCCTTGGCCGCCTGGGCCTTCACCGAGGCGGGAGTTCTCAAGCTGCGCACGAGCCGGAACGCTCGATTGGAGGCGTTTTTTCAGGCCGCCAGCGATGGTCGCGGCACCAGGGTCTGGATTGATATTCCTGGTGAGCTGAGATTCCCGCGGCGCTTGGCCGGACGCGGTGCCGTCCGTGAGATCCGGCTGGGTAAGCCCCGCGCGGGTGCCACCCGTCTGGTGGTGGAATTCCGCCCTGATGTGGATCTCAATCCCAACGATCTGCGCCTGCGTGGAACCGCGCCGGATCGCTGGGAACTTGTGTTCACCGGCCTGCCCACCCGCGGCTTGGATGATTTCGGCGAAGGCGATCTGACCGGTCGTGCCACGGCCTGGCTCCCACCGGGTGGATTCCGTCCCACCCGCACGCCGGTCGACCCTTCCGGGCTGCCCACGGTGGCCCGCAACCGCTACCGCATCGTGATTGACCCCGGTCATGGCGGTCCAGATCCGGGGGCTATCGGCATTGGTGGTCTGCGCGAGACCGACGTGGTTTTGGATGTGTCGCTGCAAGTGGCCGACCTGCTGAGGGCGAGGGGCGTGGATGTGCGCTTGACCCGCACGCGTGAAGTGGATGTGGACTTGCCGCCGCGGGTGTCCCTGGCGAATCGCAGCGGGGCCACTGCTTTCGTGAGCATCCATGCCAATGCCCTGAGCATGAATCGTCCGGATGTGAACGGGATCGAGACTTTCTTCTTTTCAGACCCCCGTTCTGGACGCCTGGCTTCCTATCTGCAGCAGCAGATGATGAACGTGTCATCCGGAACACCGAATCGCGGCGTTAGACGCGGTCGCTTCTTCGTGATCCGGCGCAGCACCATGCCTTCGGCCCTGGTGGAGATGGGATTTGTTACTGGGGCGATTGACGCGCCGCGACTGGCCAATGCCGACCATCGCCGCCGGTTGGCCTTGGCCCTGGCGGCCGGCATTCTCAACTACCTCAAGCAGGAGGTGCGATGA
- a CDS encoding carbon-nitrogen hydrolase family protein, whose product MSDFLAAAVQLTSGQDPELNFNAAEEQIDLAARRGAELIGLPENFAFMGEDSRRLELAPDLAEQSSRFLVTMARRYQVALLGGGFPVPVGDGSRTLNRAELVDRDGMLLGRYDKIHLFDVDLPDGNTYRESATVNPGRDLPPVVEIPGLCKVGLSICYDVRFPELYRHLVGAGADLLMIPAAFTAFTGKDHWQVLLQARAIENTAYVLAPAQTGVHHGRRQSHGHALVIDPWGTVLADAGVQAGAAIAPVNTNHLGHVRGQMPSLRHRQPALF is encoded by the coding sequence GTGAGCGACTTCCTGGCGGCGGCTGTCCAGCTGACGAGCGGTCAGGACCCGGAGCTCAACTTCAATGCGGCTGAAGAGCAGATCGATCTGGCTGCCCGCCGGGGGGCAGAACTGATTGGTCTGCCCGAAAATTTCGCCTTTATGGGTGAGGACTCCCGGCGCCTTGAGCTGGCCCCCGACCTGGCTGAGCAGAGCAGCCGCTTCCTGGTGACTATGGCGCGTCGTTACCAGGTGGCGCTGCTTGGTGGTGGCTTTCCTGTGCCGGTGGGTGATGGATCGCGAACCCTCAACCGCGCTGAGCTCGTCGACCGTGACGGCATGCTCCTGGGCCGTTACGACAAGATTCATCTCTTTGATGTCGACCTGCCGGACGGCAACACTTATCGCGAGTCAGCGACAGTGAACCCAGGCAGGGATTTGCCTCCGGTCGTTGAGATTCCTGGTCTCTGCAAGGTGGGGCTGTCCATTTGCTACGACGTGCGGTTTCCTGAGCTCTATCGCCATCTCGTCGGTGCCGGCGCAGACCTGTTGATGATTCCTGCGGCATTCACAGCCTTCACCGGCAAAGACCACTGGCAGGTGCTTCTGCAGGCCAGGGCCATTGAGAACACGGCCTACGTGCTGGCTCCGGCGCAGACAGGTGTCCATCACGGTCGGCGTCAGAGCCATGGACACGCCCTGGTGATTGATCCCTGGGGAACAGTCCTCGCTGATGCGGGTGTGCAGGCAGGAGCAGCCATTGCTCCGGTGAACACCAATCACCTCGGTCATGTTCGGGGTCAGATGCCGAGCCTTCGGCACCGCCAACCCGCTCTGTTCTGA
- a CDS encoding 2-phosphosulfolactate phosphatase family protein encodes MQISYFHVPAEMPQDLRPDAAVVIDVLRATTTIAWALHNGAEAVQAFASLDDLRSAAAAWPADARLLLGERGGQMLEGFDLGNSPVAVNPERVAGKRLFMSTTNGTRALDRVREVPLLLTAALPNRDAVAQRLLAKQPSHVAIVGSGWEGAYSLEDSLAAGALGHRLLELDPTGSSAANDELTAAVSLWRQWQSDPEACLRKATHGQRLIRLGDHDADFRCCAGLDQLSVVPTQVEPGVLRAA; translated from the coding sequence ATGCAGATCTCCTACTTCCATGTGCCGGCAGAGATGCCGCAGGACCTACGCCCCGATGCGGCGGTGGTGATTGATGTGCTGCGGGCCACCACCACCATTGCCTGGGCGTTGCACAACGGTGCTGAGGCGGTGCAGGCCTTCGCCAGCCTCGACGATCTGCGCAGTGCGGCAGCGGCGTGGCCTGCCGATGCGCGTCTGCTGCTGGGCGAGCGCGGTGGCCAGATGCTCGAGGGCTTTGACCTGGGCAACTCACCTGTTGCCGTGAATCCGGAGCGGGTGGCTGGCAAGCGTCTGTTTATGAGCACCACCAATGGCACCCGTGCTCTTGATCGTGTGCGCGAAGTTCCCCTGCTGTTGACGGCGGCGTTGCCGAACCGCGATGCCGTGGCTCAGCGTTTGCTGGCGAAACAACCCAGCCATGTGGCGATTGTTGGCAGCGGATGGGAGGGGGCCTATTCCCTGGAGGATTCACTGGCCGCTGGAGCCTTGGGCCATCGGTTGCTGGAGCTGGATCCCACCGGGAGCAGCGCCGCCAATGACGAACTCACTGCAGCCGTTTCCCTCTGGCGTCAGTGGCAATCCGATCCAGAGGCGTGTCTTCGCAAGGCGACCCATGGGCAGCGGTTGATTCGCCTGGGCGATCACGACGCGGATTTCCGCTGCTGTGCTGGCCTCGACCAGCTCAGTGTCGTTCCGACACAGGTCGAGCCCGGGGTGCTTCGGGCGGCCTGA
- a CDS encoding UbiD family decarboxylase, translating into MALFQSGPATRDLRGFLKLLEERGQLRRITAPVDPDLELAAIADRVLSQGGPALLFENVIGSSMPVAVNTLGTVERVVWSMGLERAEQLEELGSRLALLQQPRPPKGLEETKQFARVFWDLVKAKPDRDLTPPCRQQVFRGNEVDLDNIPLIRPWPGDAGGVITLGLVITKDPETGVPNVGVYRLQKQSVNTMTVHWLSVRGGARHLRKAAAMGKKLEVAVAIGVHPLLVMAAATPIPVQLSEWLFAGIYAGEGVRLAPCKTIDLQVPSHSEVVLEGTITPGEVLPDGPFGDHMGFYGGVEDSPLVRFHCMTQRRDPVFLTTFSGRPPKEEAMLAIALNRIYTPILRQQIPEITDFFLPMEALSYKLAVISIDKAYPGQAKRAAMAFWSALPQFTYTKFVVVVDSHINVRDPRQVVWAIAAQVDPQRDLFTLENTPFDTLDFASEQLGLGGRLAIDATTKVGPEKNHEWGEPLSRPADLEQRVSDRWAELGLEDLGNDDPDPSLFGYALDRLIQGLKTGQ; encoded by the coding sequence ATGGCCCTGTTCCAATCCGGTCCGGCCACACGAGATCTGCGGGGCTTCCTCAAGCTCCTCGAGGAGCGCGGCCAGCTGCGACGGATCACGGCGCCGGTGGACCCCGACCTCGAGCTGGCGGCCATTGCCGACCGGGTGCTGAGTCAGGGAGGGCCTGCCCTGCTGTTCGAGAACGTGATCGGCTCGTCCATGCCGGTGGCCGTCAACACCCTCGGCACTGTGGAACGGGTGGTGTGGAGCATGGGCCTCGAACGGGCCGAGCAGCTGGAGGAGCTGGGATCACGTCTGGCCCTGCTTCAGCAACCCAGACCACCCAAGGGGCTGGAGGAAACCAAACAATTCGCCCGCGTCTTCTGGGACCTGGTCAAAGCCAAGCCCGACCGAGACCTCACACCCCCCTGCCGGCAGCAGGTGTTCCGCGGCAATGAGGTCGATCTCGACAACATCCCATTGATTCGGCCTTGGCCCGGTGATGCCGGAGGCGTGATCACTCTTGGGCTGGTGATCACCAAAGACCCAGAAACCGGCGTCCCCAACGTGGGCGTCTACCGGCTTCAAAAGCAGTCGGTGAACACGATGACCGTCCACTGGTTGAGCGTGCGCGGCGGCGCCCGCCACCTGCGCAAGGCCGCCGCCATGGGAAAGAAGCTGGAGGTGGCGGTGGCCATCGGCGTGCACCCGCTGCTGGTGATGGCCGCCGCCACACCGATCCCGGTGCAGCTCAGCGAATGGCTGTTCGCAGGCATCTATGCCGGAGAAGGGGTGCGTCTGGCCCCCTGCAAAACCATCGACCTGCAGGTGCCCAGCCACAGCGAAGTGGTGCTGGAAGGAACGATCACCCCAGGGGAAGTGCTGCCGGATGGCCCCTTCGGAGATCACATGGGCTTCTACGGCGGTGTGGAGGACTCACCTCTGGTGCGGTTCCACTGCATGACCCAACGGCGGGATCCGGTGTTTCTCACCACCTTCAGCGGCCGTCCTCCCAAGGAAGAAGCGATGCTTGCCATCGCTCTGAACCGGATCTACACACCGATCCTGCGGCAGCAGATTCCGGAGATCACCGATTTCTTCCTGCCGATGGAAGCCCTCAGCTACAAGCTGGCGGTGATTTCGATTGACAAGGCCTATCCGGGGCAGGCGAAGCGTGCTGCCATGGCCTTCTGGAGTGCCTTGCCGCAATTCACTTACACCAAATTCGTGGTGGTGGTGGACAGTCACATCAACGTGCGCGATCCGCGCCAGGTGGTCTGGGCCATCGCGGCCCAGGTGGATCCCCAGCGCGACCTGTTCACCCTGGAGAACACCCCCTTCGACACCCTGGACTTCGCCAGCGAGCAGTTGGGCCTTGGGGGACGACTGGCCATCGATGCCACCACCAAGGTGGGACCGGAAAAAAATCACGAATGGGGTGAACCCCTCAGCCGTCCGGCGGATCTGGAACAACGGGTCAGCGACCGCTGGGCCGAGCTGGGGCTGGAAGATCTCGGCAACGACGACCCCGACCCCAGCCTGTTCGGCTATGCCCTCGACCGCCTGATTCAGGGCCTGAAGACCGGCCAATAG
- the aroA gene encoding 3-phosphoshikimate 1-carboxyvinyltransferase, whose protein sequence is MSGTGQSDDPRELKAGGSLQGRVKVPGDKSISHRSLLFGAIAEGTTTIDGLLPAEDPLSTAACLRAMGVSISPITDGGIVTVEGVGLDGLQEPAEVLDCGNSGTTMRLMLGLLAGRDGRHFVLDGDASLRRRPMRRVGQPLASMGADVRGRDGGNLAPLAVQGRRLKGTVIGTPVASAQVKSALLLAALTAESPTTVIEPAQSRDHSERMLKAFGADISVGGEMGRHISVRPGATLHGQNVVVPGDISSAAFWLVAGALIPGADLTIENVGLNPTRTGILEVLEQMGARIEMLNPRDVAGEPVGDLRVTHGPLKPFHFGEEIMPRLVDEVPILSVAACFCEGESRISGASELRVKETDRLAVMARQLKAMGADIDEHQDGMTIRGGQPLKGAVLDSETDHRVAMSLGIAAILADGNSSLARSEAAAVSYPSFWDELERLRC, encoded by the coding sequence TTGAGCGGCACAGGCCAATCCGACGACCCCCGTGAGCTCAAGGCCGGAGGCAGCCTCCAGGGACGGGTGAAGGTCCCGGGCGATAAATCGATCTCACACCGATCGCTGCTGTTTGGCGCCATAGCGGAGGGCACGACAACGATTGACGGCCTGCTCCCGGCTGAAGACCCATTGAGCACGGCCGCCTGTCTGCGGGCCATGGGCGTCAGCATCAGCCCGATCACCGACGGCGGCATCGTCACCGTTGAGGGCGTGGGCCTGGATGGATTACAGGAGCCAGCAGAAGTGCTCGACTGCGGCAACTCCGGCACCACGATGCGATTGATGCTCGGCCTGCTGGCGGGCCGCGACGGTCGCCATTTCGTGCTGGATGGCGATGCGTCCCTGCGCCGCCGCCCGATGCGTCGGGTTGGCCAACCATTGGCATCGATGGGTGCGGATGTGCGTGGCCGTGATGGGGGCAACCTGGCACCGCTGGCAGTGCAAGGGCGCCGGCTGAAAGGAACGGTGATCGGCACGCCGGTGGCCAGTGCTCAGGTGAAATCAGCCCTGCTGCTGGCTGCACTCACGGCCGAGAGCCCGACCACTGTGATCGAACCGGCCCAGTCCCGCGATCACAGCGAACGGATGCTCAAGGCCTTCGGCGCCGATATCAGCGTGGGAGGGGAAATGGGACGGCACATCAGCGTGCGTCCCGGCGCCACCCTGCATGGCCAGAACGTGGTGGTCCCTGGAGACATCAGCTCAGCGGCCTTCTGGCTTGTGGCTGGAGCCCTAATTCCAGGCGCCGATCTCACCATCGAGAACGTGGGGCTGAACCCCACACGCACCGGGATTCTGGAGGTGTTGGAACAGATGGGTGCCCGAATCGAGATGCTCAACCCCCGCGATGTGGCGGGTGAACCCGTAGGCGATCTCCGGGTGACCCACGGCCCCTTGAAACCCTTCCACTTCGGCGAGGAGATTATGCCCCGCCTCGTGGATGAAGTGCCGATCCTCAGCGTTGCCGCCTGTTTCTGCGAGGGCGAAAGTCGGATCAGTGGAGCGTCTGAACTGCGGGTGAAGGAAACCGATCGGCTGGCGGTGATGGCCCGTCAGCTCAAGGCCATGGGGGCCGACATTGATGAACATCAAGACGGCATGACCATCCGTGGCGGTCAGCCGCTCAAGGGAGCCGTGCTCGACAGCGAGACCGATCACCGGGTGGCGATGAGCCTTGGTATCGCAGCGATTCTCGCCGACGGCAACTCCAGCCTGGCGAGAAGCGAAGCCGCAGCCGTGTCGTACCCCTCGTTCTGGGACGAACTTGAACGGCTCCGCTGCTGA